The genomic stretch TCCAATAAGAAGCCCAGCACAAGTAATCAGTTGCCAAGCCCCGGTCTGGTTTACATCCAGTTAAGAGAAAAATGACGAAATTTGGGATGACACAGAACCCAAAGTGGTAGGTCCACGATCTTTAAGTAGCAAACTCTATCCAAGCTACAAAAAGAAGCAGCATAGAACATAGAATAGAATAGACAGCATAAATGATAACAAGGGTCAAGATAACGAAGCAcgtaaattacaaaaaatgagtTGCCATACTTATAGTCTACTTGAAAAGGAGCTACAATATTTGCAGTAAATCCAACAAGATTTCatctttagaaaaaaattacctaTCTTATAAGGCTATAAATTACATCATCCTCCCCAAAGAGGATACCATACCTCATATCTACTCTCGCCCTCCTCAAAGACGACCAGATCGAACAGTTGCAAGTAACTTCGAGAAACCAGGAAAGAAGGCAGATAGTCAGAACAGTATGTCCACTAGGACTTATGCCATCTAAGCCTGGAGGAAATACTCCGCCTAATCATCTTATGTCTCTTGATACAACCATGCCAAACtaattcatcaatcaaattcctCTAGTTGCtaaaaatgagatatttttaAGTAGCCTGGTGGGATGAAGAATTTCTTTTCTGGTACATCTAAATAACACATGTACGGCAGCGGGAGTTACTAGAGCTTCAACTTGCATTGCCAACTAATGTGCCATCCTTAAGTTAAAATTTTGGTTCGTGGCTCTTCGGATCATGCCTGTTTGGGAATGATAATTACCACTTAGACTAGTGCAGTCAAGGTCTTTCATatcaatcatttcttttttgggttggcTGTTAGTTTATCCCTTTCTGCCTTGCacctttttgaagaatcgtGAAAGGATAAGTTATTCTTAGTGAATATCCAAGGGTATTAGGTCAAGTAGGTGATCGATGTGTGGCGATAACGACTGATGTTACCTTTTTTCTTTAGCAAAAAGACTGATATTAGTGTTGGGTCATTTCTTTATTGTGTTTTTGGCCAACATGACATGCAGTtcaaggccaaaatgaaaacatTTGCAAAAAGTCATGATCAAACCAAATCAAAGTAGTAACGAACTAAATGGAGTGGTTGCAACATTTGGATTCCACTTAACTTTTTCTCAATTCCACTGCTTCGCTTGCATAGAACTACACCCCACATATTATGACCTAAAAAGTTAAgacgcaaaaaataaaaaaatagaaaagtagaggCGAGTATGGGAACGAATGGGCACCAGCAAGAGGAAACTTTTGTGGAGATAAGGTAAGCTTGAAACTATCATAGTTGAAAAGGTGTAATCTTTTGGTTCAGACAGGTCCAAAGTTACGATTTTAACCCACTCAGGCATCATACTGGACTTGCTGAGGTAGCTATACCTCACATTTCGGAGTATTTATTCAAGCAACTATCGAATAAAGTGCAACCCATAAATATTCCAAAGCAATATTCTGCTCTTCCGTGTAGAAGCATCCTTACCCTTTGTGCCCTTTTCTTTCTGGCCATAGATGCTGTTTCACCAATTAAACTTCTACTCCATTATATGGAAATATCTACTTTCAACATACACACCTAGAAGCTCCAATAAACATTCATAGCACGTGTTATTACTTGCTATGGGTTTTGATTATCAAAGAAGAGATTATATTACAGAACTGAAGTCTTACAAGAAAACACAGGAACAACGTGAATCTGCCATGCTAGGTTCAAGAAATTCCGTTGCACTCCATTTTAAGTTTTGTTGACTAGCTCAGATATAAAACTTTAAAACTAATGATAAAATGCAATTCATCTTAACGCCTCTCAATCACTAACAAAAATCCAGCCTAACTAAAGGTATAAGTATGAACACATAGATGAATGGGTCACACTAAATTAGAGTAGTCCTCCAGACCAGAAATATCCACATGATAATGATTTCAAGCTATGATGTCATTACTTAGACATGCTCTGTCATCTTTAGTTAATCCTTTCTTTGGCGTTCTCAGCATTTAATCTTCTATTATAGAGTTTTACGAAGatctttcttttgttcatcttcttctagaAGGATATAAACAATTTGATAGAGAAGATTCAAGTGTCCCGAAACAATGATAGGATTTGACTAAGAAGAAGCCAGGCCACCGAGTTAAATAGACCCTGCACCCCTTTTTTCCCCTCAAGCCAAGCTCCATACCTGTAGCAGCGTGACCTGAGCGGAGAGCGTGGTTGCTTCTGTCTGAAGTGTCTGTACCTTCCTCTCGAGCTCACCTGTGTATCGTATCTTCCTCTCCTTTGAACGTGCTGCAGACTGTCGATTCGCAAGAATCCTACTCAACATGAATAAATCCAGTAAGGAAAGGATACTTTCAGAAAGCAATTACCAACATAAAGCCCCTCGAGCACAACATAAGAGTGCCAAAGTTACATACCCTCCGCCAAAACTTGACAAGCTTTCTATTTACTTTTAAGGAAGAGCTCAATTAGACTGTTAATGATTGTAGGAAAcaaacatttcaaaattatctcCGCTTCATACGACTTTCTCCAACCATTTGAAGCACAACGGCACCAACGGCACCAACGgccataaaaaaaacaaaaaaattcgcAGAAGCAAGGTCGAAGGTGCAAGAATGCAGATTAACAACGTTTTCTAACTTCAGATGCTATGATCAGAAACCAAATATGGCCGAAACATAAGATTGGGAATTATCTAACTGCAATTTTAGTGcagacaaatgcaaaaaataattgGGCATATGCTCATACATTGAAAGACCGAAGTCAATACGCAGCCAACAGAAAGGAGGGCACACCTTTTAGCTCTCTTAGGATCAATCAAGGCCAGCTCGGCCAACCTGTCAGGAGCCATGGCCTTCTTCGCAGCATCAGTCATCATCAACGAGTCGAGCTCGAACGACGCCGAGGAAGATCCGTCCATCGAGTTGCTGTGCCTGTGAAACGCCCTCCTCTCGGAGGCCACCGAAGCCGTCTTGGCGCCAAATCTGTCGTCGCCACCGGCCCCACCGCCAGCACCGGTCAAGCTCAGCCCATCGAAGAAGTCGGAGTCGACGGAGAGGCTCCGGAAGTGGTTGATCGGGGGCGAGCGCTTGGAGGACGAGTCCTCGGAGTCGATTGCCATGGAAGCGGCAGCAACGGCTCCGCCGCCGGACGGGGTGGGGGTCGGGGtggtggcggcggaggaggaggaggggaggtCGAGGGCGGAGAGGTCGAGGTCGGAGGCGTCGAAGAGGAGGAGGTCGTCGAGGCGGAAGGTGGTGTCGGAGTGGGCCCGGCGGTGGTGCGAGGAGTGGCGCTGCGGGGTTTCCGGCATCTGGTCGATGATGTCCAtggccgtcgccgccgccacgAGCGGGGGCTTCGCGGAGAACTGTGGCGGCGTGGCCATCGGAGGAGGCGGGCCCGCCGGGGATTAGGTGGCGGTGGTTGGGtggcgggagagagagagagagagagagagagagagagagagagaagggggggacTAACTTGGGAGTAGGAGGAGAGGGCCAAGTGTAGGGGGGTGAGGCGTAGAAGATGGTTTGATGGACTTTGACAAATGAAGGAGAAAAGATGATGGTGATAATGAAGTGAAGAGACTGTATTGTCCTGATtgattgccattttttttttcctttatttttagcTTCCTTGCTTTGACTAATTGCTTTGGGGGATTCCTTTATTTCAAATCAAGAATATACATACacttttttctaaattaatcaCATATATcgaatggaaattttttgaaatttttttttaccgtccacgaaaatattcaaatataaacTATGATCAATCATGAATATTAAAGTTAATCACATACATcgcatgaaattttttgttattgaaaagtcctaaatatttagatataaattattattgatgatgaaaatattttttactgaCTAAATATTTCGAGCAATATTAATgaccatttaaaaaaatgatatttttcaagttattcATATTCCACGTAACAAACGGAACCCGAATGATAACTTATAAAGCATAGGAGATGAGCCGAAGTATCGTGACCTGTTACATTGTGCTAAATTTAAACAACCGGTGAAACAACAATAGTTCCAATTCAAAAAGAcacaagcaaagaaaaaatttagggataagTGTGCTGGAAGTCCTAGAACTTGTTATGAAGTGCgattgaattctaaaacttttaaaaagcacAATCAAGCCATGAAACTCGTCAGAAAGTGTAATCGAGTCttagaacattaaaaaaaaaagtgtagaCAAGTCCTTaaacttgttatgaaagtacaattg from Rhodamnia argentea isolate NSW1041297 chromosome 2, ASM2092103v1, whole genome shotgun sequence encodes the following:
- the LOC115734673 gene encoding transcription factor VIP1 — its product is MATPPQFSAKPPLVAAATAMDIIDQMPETPQRHSSHHRRAHSDTTFRLDDLLLFDASDLDLSALDLPSSSSAATTPTPTPSGGGAVAAASMAIDSEDSSSKRSPPINHFRSLSVDSDFFDGLSLTGAGGGAGGDDRFGAKTASVASERRAFHRHSNSMDGSSSASFELDSLMMTDAAKKAMAPDRLAELALIDPKRAKRILANRQSAARSKERKIRYTGELERKVQTLQTEATTLSAQVTLLQRDTTGLTTENKELKLRLQAMEQQAQLRDALNEALKEEVQRLKIAAGQIPAGNGAPFGGPIPQFSAHQPTLHQFGGGPNRQQQHMRQSSTNGQTRNGQPCPSFLDFNNRIQ